The following proteins are co-located in the Patescibacteria group bacterium genome:
- the uvrB gene encoding excinuclease ABC subunit UvrB: protein MTKFELHAPYSPSGDQPKAINNLTANLSAGKKHQTLLGVTGSGKTYTIANIINNVQKPTLVIAHNKTLAAQLASEFRTFFPNNAVHYFVSFYDYYQPEAYIPTSDTYIEKDSTINDEIDRLRNAATQALMTRKDVIIVASVSCIYGLGSPDIYKTAAIPLSVGEQIGQQNLIRRLNDILYERNDYDLKRGTFRVKGDVVELFPAYDDKTIRITFDNNQIESIYTVNQIDGNKLEQFSQIDIFPARHFLTESRDLTPTLKQIESDMEREVKLFEKEGRLIEAQRLRERTTFDLELIRETGICNGIENYSRYFDMRPAGSPPSVLLDYFPSDYLLVIDESHMTVPQIRGMYNGDKARKDTLIHYGFRLKAARDNRPLKFDEFSDRINQVIYTSATPNDYEKELSGSDGIVEQIIRPTGLVDPVIEVKPTTNQVDDLMHQINLRVKNGQRVLVTTLTKRLAEDLTEYLSETGIKVQYLHSDVATLDRTEILANLRNGKFDVLIGINLLREGLDLPEVGLVAILDADREGFLRNATSFIQTIGRAARNVNGLVIMYADTVTKSMKTAIDETNRRRQIQMDYNLKHHITPQSIAKSLHSALVFEEKIEVDEIPENLPKEERARLIKSYLQKMEKAAGNLEFEKAADLRDKIAQLRG, encoded by the coding sequence ATGACCAAGTTTGAATTACATGCCCCATATTCGCCATCGGGCGACCAACCAAAAGCGATTAATAATCTAACCGCCAACTTAAGTGCGGGCAAAAAACATCAAACCTTACTAGGCGTTACCGGATCGGGTAAAACTTACACCATTGCCAACATCATCAATAACGTCCAAAAACCCACGCTGGTAATCGCCCACAACAAAACGCTGGCGGCGCAATTAGCCAGTGAATTTCGCACCTTTTTCCCAAACAACGCGGTGCATTATTTTGTCTCGTTTTACGATTACTATCAGCCCGAAGCCTACATCCCCACGTCCGACACTTACATTGAAAAAGATTCGACGATAAACGACGAGATCGATCGCTTGCGCAACGCCGCCACTCAAGCACTAATGACGCGTAAAGACGTTATTATTGTGGCGTCGGTGTCGTGTATTTACGGTTTGGGATCACCTGACATTTACAAAACCGCGGCGATTCCACTGAGCGTTGGTGAGCAGATTGGGCAGCAAAACCTGATCCGTCGGCTGAACGATATTTTATACGAACGCAACGATTATGATTTGAAACGGGGCACTTTTCGGGTAAAAGGTGATGTGGTGGAACTATTTCCCGCGTATGACGATAAAACCATCCGTATTACTTTTGACAACAATCAAATTGAATCAATTTACACCGTAAATCAGATTGATGGCAATAAGTTAGAACAATTCAGTCAGATTGATATCTTTCCGGCGCGTCATTTCTTAACCGAATCTCGCGATCTCACCCCAACTTTAAAACAGATAGAATCAGATATGGAACGTGAAGTAAAACTATTCGAGAAGGAAGGACGATTAATAGAGGCGCAGCGTCTACGAGAACGCACCACTTTTGATTTAGAACTAATTCGCGAAACCGGCATCTGCAACGGCATCGAAAACTATTCACGCTATTTTGATATGCGCCCGGCCGGCTCCCCTCCATCGGTGTTGCTGGATTATTTCCCGTCGGATTATCTGTTAGTCATAGACGAATCGCATATGACCGTGCCGCAAATCCGCGGGATGTACAATGGAGACAAAGCGCGAAAAGACACTTTGATTCATTATGGATTTAGACTAAAAGCCGCACGAGATAATCGACCATTAAAGTTCGATGAGTTCTCAGACCGCATTAATCAGGTTATCTACACCTCCGCCACCCCAAACGATTACGAAAAAGAGTTGTCGGGATCAGATGGAATTGTGGAACAGATTATTCGCCCTACCGGCTTGGTTGACCCGGTAATCGAAGTCAAGCCAACCACCAACCAGGTTGACGATTTAATGCATCAAATTAATTTACGCGTCAAAAACGGGCAACGGGTTTTGGTAACCACTTTGACAAAACGACTAGCCGAGGATTTAACCGAATATCTGTCTGAAACCGGCATCAAAGTGCAATACCTGCATTCAGATGTGGCCACGTTGGATCGAACTGAAATTTTAGCAAATCTGCGTAACGGCAAGTTTGACGTTTTGATCGGTATTAACTTGCTTCGGGAAGGGTTAGATTTACCGGAGGTAGGGTTGGTGGCAATTCTGGACGCAGACCGAGAAGGTTTCTTACGTAACGCTACCAGTTTTATTCAAACCATCGGACGAGCGGCGCGAAATGTGAATGGCCTGGTGATTATGTATGCCGACACCGTGACAAAATCGATGAAAACCGCCATTGACGAGACTAATCGTCGGCGTCAAATTCAGATGGATTACAACCTAAAACACCATATTACGCCGCAATCAATCGCCAAATCACTTCATTCGGCTCTAGTTTTTGAAGAAAAAATTGAGGTAGATGAGATTCCGGAAAATCTACCAAAAGAAGAACGTGCTCGATTAATTAAATCTTACTTACAAAAGATGGAAAAAGCGGCCGGAAATTTGGAGTTCGAAAAAGCCGCTGATCTCCGCGATAAAATCGCACAACTACGAGGTTAA
- a CDS encoding KGG domain-containing protein, protein MNNIKKRGFGSMSPERRQEIARLGGQSAHAKGSAHRFTSEEARAAGQRGGRSKKKT, encoded by the coding sequence ATGAATAATATTAAGAAACGTGGATTTGGATCAATGTCTCCGGAGCGTCGTCAAGAAATCGCCCGTTTAGGCGGACAATCTGCTCACGCTAAAGGTTCCGCTCATCGTTTTACATCTGAAGAAGCTAGAGCGGCTGGCCAGCGTGGCGGCAGAAGCAAAAAGAAAACCTAG
- a CDS encoding CoA-binding protein, translated as MKIANFDYIFNPKSIAVLGASNAAGSVGKMVMDNLVWGNYTGKIFPVCQTPEQFPNLTTYPSVHAIDQKIELAVIIANEKDIIKSIKQTIEAGIKALILVSTGEQFSENTRDNIVKVSNDTDAIIIGPNSYGVINPSANVNLSKIGVAPSKGSVALVCDNGAICSGLLDLANANSIGISKVISLGDKIFSDLDLWQYLADDDQTKAIVVYADHLSPHSDWIESVRKITANPNHPKPIILLYNGDNDREIADAFCRQAGIIKAHDINQLFTHTASAMLNPEMKSADITVASNTEALTTLALSALKQNGLNVINQLEVKTDKDFVGLAKHLQSSALLITIAPQMNLDLQTITKAIFQLKKDHPHLAMSVCLIGSDLVRTAASTLRRADICVSSSPSESATQLKVALDFCQSSGRKITYPALPKTNHVDIDKYLPKKVTNKTTVLDSETGAKILTEFGLPIANDALAKTAIEATALAHEIQSLATFATVSVENSGGLVIDSMDHISESESSKSFDQIIKATKTKPDGKIDGVIVYPTQKAGDAYAITIKRDPIFGSIIHIKSPKKHETFISPISSEDAKSMKEYENIILQLEQIMLACPRIVEVGLEPIVTTDSNNKLEILFSKIVIN; from the coding sequence ATGAAAATAGCCAATTTTGACTATATTTTTAATCCAAAATCGATTGCGGTCTTAGGCGCATCAAACGCAGCCGGCTCGGTTGGCAAAATGGTAATGGATAATTTAGTGTGGGGAAACTACACTGGAAAAATATTTCCGGTTTGCCAAACCCCGGAACAGTTTCCGAATCTCACCACCTACCCGTCTGTTCATGCCATTGACCAAAAAATCGAACTGGCAGTAATCATTGCCAATGAAAAAGATATTATTAAATCGATCAAGCAGACAATTGAGGCGGGAATAAAGGCGTTGATACTAGTTTCCACAGGCGAACAATTTTCTGAAAATACGCGAGACAACATCGTTAAAGTTTCTAATGACACAGATGCAATAATTATTGGCCCAAACAGTTACGGGGTAATAAACCCAAGCGCAAATGTGAATCTATCCAAAATCGGCGTAGCTCCCAGCAAGGGGTCAGTTGCTTTGGTCTGTGATAATGGTGCAATTTGCAGCGGATTGTTAGATTTAGCTAATGCTAATTCAATCGGAATTTCGAAAGTAATAAGTCTAGGTGATAAAATATTTTCTGATCTAGATTTATGGCAATATCTTGCAGATGATGATCAAACCAAAGCGATTGTGGTTTACGCAGATCACCTATCACCACATTCAGACTGGATAGAATCTGTTCGCAAAATCACTGCAAATCCAAACCACCCTAAACCGATTATTCTTTTATATAACGGCGACAACGATAGAGAAATAGCTGATGCGTTTTGCCGTCAGGCCGGAATCATTAAGGCTCACGATATTAACCAATTATTTACTCACACCGCATCTGCCATGCTTAACCCGGAAATGAAATCTGCGGACATAACCGTGGCCAGTAACACTGAAGCATTAACCACTTTGGCGTTAAGTGCCCTCAAACAAAACGGGCTTAATGTGATTAATCAGCTAGAAGTAAAAACCGACAAAGATTTTGTTGGATTAGCAAAACACCTTCAATCCTCCGCCCTACTAATTACGATTGCGCCGCAAATGAATTTGGATTTGCAGACTATCACTAAAGCGATATTCCAGCTTAAAAAAGACCATCCGCACCTAGCAATGTCCGTCTGTTTAATTGGAAGTGATTTAGTCCGAACCGCGGCGTCAACACTAAGGAGAGCGGATATCTGTGTGTCGTCATCCCCATCCGAAAGTGCAACGCAGCTTAAAGTGGCGCTAGATTTCTGTCAATCGAGCGGGCGCAAAATTACCTATCCCGCTCTGCCCAAAACTAACCATGTTGATATTGATAAATATCTGCCCAAAAAAGTTACGAATAAAACCACTGTTTTGGATTCCGAAACAGGTGCAAAAATTTTGACTGAGTTTGGGCTACCAATAGCAAATGACGCATTGGCGAAAACTGCCATCGAAGCCACAGCGCTTGCTCACGAAATTCAGTCTTTGGCCACTTTTGCCACAGTCTCAGTTGAAAACAGTGGCGGTTTAGTGATCGATTCAATGGATCATATTTCCGAATCAGAAAGTTCAAAAAGTTTTGATCAAATTATTAAGGCTACCAAAACTAAGCCTGACGGTAAAATTGATGGTGTGATTGTCTATCCTACCCAAAAGGCAGGCGACGCATATGCTATTACCATAAAAAGAGATCCAATATTCGGATCGATCATTCATATTAAATCACCAAAAAAGCACGAAACATTTATCTCCCCAATTAGTTCTGAAGATGCAAAAAGTATGAAAGAGTATGAAAATATCATTCTGCAATTAGAACAAATAATGCTTGCATGCCCGCGAATTGTCGAGGTAGGTTTAGAACCAATCGTTACAACCGACAGCAACAATAAACTCGAAATTTTATTTTCTAAGATCGTAATTAACTAA
- a CDS encoding DUF6580 family putative transport protein has translation MKEHLKHICIASLLIGIAIIWRLINHQYMYMPNLEFITAGTLLAAAFLPKYYRIVVPLAVMVITDKLIGNTNIFIFTWSAFGLIGLLSVSMKKYEKNIKTVGVSAIAAVLSSFFFFFYTNFGVWLMGDGIFYPKTWSGLMQCYVMGIPFYRNMLLGNLIIVPVYFAVAIYAPVLVKSIVSHRRTSTQTI, from the coding sequence TTGAAAGAGCATCTAAAACACATCTGTATCGCATCGCTACTGATTGGTATCGCAATAATCTGGCGATTGATAAACCATCAATATATGTATATGCCAAATCTGGAGTTCATTACCGCCGGTACGTTACTAGCCGCCGCATTTTTGCCCAAATACTATCGCATTGTTGTGCCGCTGGCAGTAATGGTTATCACCGACAAACTAATAGGCAATACCAATATCTTTATTTTTACTTGGAGCGCTTTTGGGTTGATTGGCTTACTTAGTGTAAGTATGAAAAAGTATGAAAAAAATATCAAAACCGTTGGCGTTTCGGCTATTGCGGCTGTGTTATCGTCATTTTTCTTCTTCTTTTATACCAACTTTGGGGTATGGTTGATGGGTGATGGCATTTTTTACCCCAAAACTTGGAGCGGATTAATGCAGTGCTATGTGATGGGTATTCCGTTTTATCGTAATATGTTGCTTGGTAACTTAATTATCGTACCGGTGTATTTTGCAGTGGCAATTTACGCCCCGGTATTGGTTAAATCGATTGTTAGTCACCGCAGAACCAGCACTCAGACTATATAA
- a CDS encoding adenosylcobalamin-dependent ribonucleoside-diphosphate reductase, whose protein sequence is MPTNQEQPTELFKDDIVTAPSSVEQLYQIGKDIPKAPADLPEPSLSDNAWYIGKTRYAVRDEQGNPQESARDMFWRVAYNVATAERQFGENPEKSHLDTARKYYTMMACQQFMPNTPTMLNAGKPEQQLSACFVLPIEDNLTSILKTATDMAKIHKSGGGTGFSFSRLRPKGTVIKSSKGHSTGPISFMQMYNDIASSVRQGGVRRGANMGILNYNHPDILLFSIYKVDEFSLTNFNISVTVTEQFFNQVKIDAEGLPATYEKDIDYDQIIEEARTAHQTRDIDLKTVLLDKVVERLREWCNESRPGYGYDLVNPHDKTIAGHLNAKKVFDLITRLAWNYGDPGMIFLDRINESRANPTPKLGQIEATNPCGEQPLLPYDACTLGSINVAKYVNGKDFDWDGMREAIHTATRFLDDVLDMNEYPIDEVRKMTRSIRRIGLGIMGFADALLLLGVGYNTDEGLKVGEKLMKFMQKEADNASVLLAKERGPFPLYPDSIYNKKGEIKPRNGARTTIAPTGTISMLADCSSGCEPLFALAYAKNTIEGKRIFQTSPHFLQALKDHGLHNDDILEKIQSNNGSIQALEQIPAELKKVFVVAGDIAPEWHLKMQAALQKYTDNAISKTINFSNSATVADVRTAYWMAYETNCKGITIYRDGSREKQILETKKENSYYDKMAGKTSASVIDLADSQPITLRPRPHVLTGRTYKVNTPVGKAFISINEDENQNIFEVFINVGHAGSDITADAEAIGRLISLTFRIPTHYTSERIAQNVVEQLTGIGGAGSTGFGAMRIRSLADAVSKVLKEHESDKQGIEVMPEKTETVQMDQPERKGNADICPDCGMATFRFIEGCQKCENCGFSKC, encoded by the coding sequence ATGCCCACAAATCAAGAACAACCCACCGAACTGTTTAAGGACGACATCGTTACTGCGCCGTCATCGGTTGAGCAGTTGTACCAAATTGGTAAAGACATCCCCAAAGCTCCAGCTGACCTACCTGAGCCTAGTTTAAGTGATAACGCGTGGTATATTGGTAAGACTCGTTATGCGGTTCGTGACGAGCAGGGAAATCCACAAGAGTCCGCTCGGGATATGTTTTGGCGGGTTGCTTATAATGTAGCCACTGCCGAGCGCCAATTTGGAGAAAATCCGGAAAAATCGCATTTAGATACCGCTAGAAAATATTATACAATGATGGCATGTCAGCAGTTTATGCCGAACACTCCAACGATGTTAAATGCGGGCAAACCGGAACAGCAACTTTCAGCCTGTTTCGTGTTGCCAATAGAAGATAATTTAACCAGTATTTTGAAAACCGCTACCGACATGGCCAAAATTCACAAATCTGGCGGTGGCACCGGTTTTTCGTTTTCACGCCTGCGTCCAAAAGGCACGGTGATAAAATCATCCAAGGGTCATTCCACCGGCCCCATCTCGTTTATGCAGATGTATAACGATATCGCTTCGTCGGTTCGTCAAGGTGGGGTGCGCCGTGGCGCCAATATGGGTATTTTGAATTACAATCACCCAGATATCTTACTGTTCTCCATTTATAAAGTGGATGAGTTTTCGCTGACCAACTTTAATATCTCGGTTACGGTAACCGAACAGTTCTTTAATCAAGTTAAAATTGATGCCGAGGGTTTGCCGGCAACATACGAAAAAGATATCGATTATGATCAGATTATTGAAGAAGCCAGAACCGCGCACCAAACCCGAGATATTGATCTTAAAACGGTATTGTTGGACAAAGTGGTTGAGCGACTGAGAGAGTGGTGCAACGAAAGCCGACCCGGTTATGGTTATGATTTAGTTAATCCGCATGACAAAACCATCGCCGGTCATCTTAATGCCAAAAAAGTGTTCGATTTAATTACCCGATTAGCGTGGAACTACGGCGATCCGGGCATGATCTTTTTGGATCGTATTAACGAATCTCGTGCAAATCCAACACCGAAACTCGGCCAAATTGAAGCTACAAATCCGTGCGGAGAACAACCTCTGTTACCTTATGACGCTTGTACGTTGGGTAGTATTAACGTGGCAAAATATGTGAATGGAAAAGATTTTGATTGGGACGGAATGAGAGAGGCAATCCATACCGCCACCCGATTTTTGGACGATGTGTTAGATATGAATGAATATCCAATAGATGAAGTGCGAAAAATGACTCGCAGCATTCGCCGTATTGGGCTTGGAATAATGGGTTTTGCCGATGCGTTGTTGCTGTTAGGTGTTGGATATAATACCGATGAGGGGTTAAAAGTTGGCGAAAAGCTAATGAAATTTATGCAAAAAGAGGCCGATAACGCTTCGGTACTGTTAGCAAAAGAGCGCGGGCCGTTCCCATTGTATCCGGATTCAATTTACAATAAAAAAGGCGAAATCAAACCGCGTAACGGCGCCAGAACCACCATTGCCCCTACCGGTACAATTTCTATGTTGGCGGATTGTTCGTCTGGTTGCGAACCGTTGTTCGCCCTTGCGTACGCCAAAAATACCATCGAAGGAAAACGAATTTTTCAGACCAGTCCGCACTTTTTGCAGGCACTTAAGGACCATGGATTACACAACGATGACATTTTAGAGAAAATTCAGAGTAATAACGGCTCAATTCAAGCGCTGGAGCAAATTCCGGCAGAATTAAAGAAGGTGTTTGTGGTGGCTGGGGATATTGCGCCAGAGTGGCATCTAAAGATGCAGGCCGCGTTGCAAAAATATACTGACAATGCCATCTCCAAGACTATTAACTTTTCAAACAGCGCTACGGTAGCAGATGTTCGCACGGCGTATTGGATGGCTTACGAGACAAATTGCAAAGGTATCACAATTTATCGCGATGGTAGCCGAGAAAAGCAGATTTTAGAGACTAAAAAAGAGAATTCTTATTACGATAAAATGGCGGGCAAGACCAGTGCCTCGGTTATCGATTTAGCCGATAGCCAACCGATTACCCTACGCCCGCGTCCTCACGTTTTAACCGGTCGCACCTATAAAGTAAATACGCCGGTGGGTAAAGCGTTTATTTCTATTAACGAAGACGAGAATCAAAATATTTTTGAGGTATTTATTAACGTGGGGCATGCCGGTTCAGATATCACTGCCGACGCAGAAGCAATTGGACGATTAATTTCCCTTACCTTCCGTATCCCTACCCACTACACTTCTGAGCGTATTGCTCAAAATGTGGTTGAACAGCTAACCGGTATTGGTGGCGCAGGGTCAACCGGTTTTGGGGCGATGCGCATTCGTTCATTAGCCGATGCTGTGTCAAAGGTGCTAAAAGAGCATGAATCTGACAAGCAAGGTATCGAAGTAATGCCCGAAAAAACCGAAACGGTGCAAATGGACCAGCCAGAGAGAAAAGGAAACGCCGATATCTGCCCGGATTGTGGCATGGCGACATTTCGATTCATTGAAGGATGCCAAAAATGTGAAAATTGTGGTTTCTCTAAATGTTAA
- a CDS encoding alcohol dehydrogenase catalytic domain-containing protein has translation MKALQLVGTQKLKFVDIPIPEISEDEVLIKIKKVGICGTDLHLYNGGMKVPLPIIMGHEFVGDIAKVGANVSNIKIGDKVVAEHVIGCGKCRYCQYGKKNLCVKPTVIGLQIQGGLAEYLAVPANLVYVLPSNLDYDDGVLVEPISIAVYGIRKANVGVGDSVAIIGQGPIGLFLDQIAKAAGATVFGIDIMQPRLDYALDHHLTDFVINSKTENVLASYHKHTGTEGADIVFEVVGVEPTIDLAFGLVRPQGKIVVLGVFEHDVSVNMMEIVKHEVTVMGSWTCVNSFGPTINLLESKRIKINGLITHRYPFDHAQDAFKDSLNYSDKRIKSVIEF, from the coding sequence ATGAAAGCGCTACAACTAGTTGGTACCCAAAAACTAAAATTTGTTGATATCCCGATACCAGAAATTAGTGAAGACGAAGTGTTGATTAAAATTAAAAAGGTGGGCATTTGCGGCACCGATCTCCATTTATATAATGGCGGCATGAAAGTACCGTTGCCGATTATTATGGGACATGAATTTGTAGGCGACATCGCCAAAGTTGGAGCCAACGTATCTAACATTAAAATCGGCGACAAAGTGGTGGCAGAACATGTAATTGGATGTGGTAAATGCCGATACTGCCAATATGGCAAAAAGAACTTGTGCGTTAAACCGACTGTTATTGGGCTGCAGATTCAAGGCGGGTTGGCTGAATATTTAGCTGTACCGGCAAATCTGGTCTATGTTTTGCCTAGTAATTTGGATTATGACGACGGGGTGTTGGTGGAACCAATCTCAATTGCAGTTTACGGAATCAGAAAAGCGAACGTTGGCGTTGGTGATAGCGTTGCGATCATCGGACAAGGCCCGATAGGACTATTTTTGGATCAAATTGCCAAAGCAGCCGGTGCCACCGTTTTCGGTATCGACATAATGCAACCTCGACTGGATTATGCTCTGGATCATCATTTAACCGATTTTGTGATCAACTCTAAAACCGAGAATGTGTTGGCTAGTTACCACAAGCATACCGGCACCGAAGGTGCTGACATCGTGTTTGAGGTTGTAGGGGTAGAGCCAACTATTGATCTGGCATTTGGATTAGTACGGCCCCAAGGTAAAATTGTAGTCCTAGGCGTGTTTGAGCACGATGTAAGCGTTAATATGATGGAGATTGTTAAGCACGAAGTAACGGTAATGGGATCGTGGACATGTGTTAATTCATTCGGGCCAACTATTAATTTACTCGAAAGCAAACGCATTAAAATTAATGGACTAATCACCCACCGATATCCGTTTGATCATGCCCAAGATGCATTTAAAGATTCGCTTAACTACTCCGACAAGCGCATTAAAAGCGTAATCGAGTTCTAA
- a CDS encoding DUF4430 domain-containing protein, translated as MKRNIWAIVVVLVIIVAGGFAYNQYVSNSTPSTSASPSPTTSDQFSYSGQDGQTALDLLKSKATVVTSGEGVNAFVTSINGRAASDSKKEYWSFLVNGAAASVGAGSYTTKSTDTILWKIATF; from the coding sequence ATGAAAAGGAATATTTGGGCTATAGTAGTGGTATTGGTGATAATAGTCGCGGGTGGGTTTGCGTATAATCAATATGTATCTAACTCAACTCCATCCACTTCTGCTTCCCCATCGCCTACTACATCGGACCAATTTAGCTACTCCGGGCAAGATGGCCAAACCGCGTTAGATCTGCTAAAATCTAAAGCAACGGTGGTAACAAGCGGTGAAGGCGTAAATGCTTTCGTGACCTCAATTAATGGTCGCGCTGCTTCTGACAGCAAGAAAGAATACTGGTCGTTCTTAGTGAATGGCGCAGCAGCTAGCGTTGGTGCCGGCAGTTACACCACCAAATCCACTGACACTATTTTATGGAAAATCGCCACATTCTAA
- a CDS encoding cob(I)yrinic acid a,c-diamide adenosyltransferase: protein MKIVVSLNVNGTNMKQLKRGLVIIYTGEGKGKTTAAIGLAVRAAGYDKQVLIVQFVKSWFTGEIESLKKIPSIEFIQAGKGFYQILGDKISADEHKAAAAGALQVIKQHLAQKKYDVVILDESIGAVVGGLITEKDLLEIIKLKHVDTDIVFTGRHADKLPNLIKKADLVTEMTKIKHPYDEGYLAKKTIDF, encoded by the coding sequence GTGAAAATTGTGGTTTCTCTAAATGTTAATGGTACGAATATGAAACAGCTTAAACGCGGACTGGTCATAATTTATACAGGCGAAGGTAAGGGGAAAACTACCGCCGCTATTGGCTTGGCAGTTCGCGCCGCAGGCTATGATAAACAAGTATTAATCGTGCAATTTGTTAAAAGCTGGTTCACCGGTGAAATTGAGTCCCTTAAAAAAATACCTAGCATTGAATTTATCCAAGCCGGAAAAGGTTTTTATCAGATTTTGGGTGACAAAATATCGGCAGATGAACACAAAGCTGCAGCAGCAGGTGCTTTACAGGTAATTAAGCAACATTTAGCACAAAAAAAGTATGATGTTGTCATACTTGACGAGTCAATTGGGGCCGTGGTAGGCGGGTTAATCACCGAAAAAGATTTACTAGAAATCATTAAACTCAAGCATGTTGATACTGACATAGTTTTTACCGGTCGGCATGCCGACAAATTACCCAACCTGATTAAAAAAGCGGATTTAGTGACGGAAATGACCAAAATAAAGCATCCGTACGACGAAGGATACTTGGCTAAGAAGACTATTGATTTTTAA
- the dut gene encoding dUTP diphosphatase — protein MNKLTINIAKINPNAIIPEYKTDGAACFDISICEDVAVEPNQTVLLPTGLVIETPPDYALFIAPRSSMAKTGLIMPHSFGILDPDYCGPEDEMKILVKNITDQTISVTKGQRLAQGYFLPIPKTEWNIIDKSKLKQSSRGGFGSTGSK, from the coding sequence ATGAATAAATTGACCATAAACATCGCCAAAATTAACCCAAATGCCATCATACCGGAATACAAAACCGACGGTGCGGCTTGTTTTGACATTTCAATTTGCGAAGATGTCGCCGTTGAACCAAACCAAACCGTTCTACTCCCCACCGGCTTAGTAATTGAAACACCACCAGATTATGCTCTGTTTATTGCCCCTAGATCTAGCATGGCCAAAACCGGCCTTATTATGCCCCACTCTTTTGGAATTTTAGACCCGGATTACTGCGGCCCAGAGGACGAGATGAAAATTTTAGTCAAAAATATCACCGATCAAACCATTTCTGTTACAAAAGGGCAAAGATTGGCACAAGGGTATTTTCTACCTATTCCCAAAACTGAGTGGAATATTATTGATAAATCTAAGCTAAAGCAATCTAGTCGAGGTGGGTTCGGCTCTACCGGATCTAAATAA